Within Flavobacterium pisciphilum, the genomic segment GCAGTTAACTAAGAACAAGTTACATACGCTTTTAATATAATTAAAACCTTCCATATGGAGGGTTTTTTTTTGCTGTTTGACGATTTTATTTACGATTTTAGAAATTTTATTCTTAAATTTAATAAAAATTGTAACGATATGATTTCAGAAAAATTAAAAAAAGGACATCTACTTATTGCTGAGCCTTCTATAATTGGAGACTTATCATTTAATAGATCCGTGATCTTATTAGCAGATCACAACGAAGAAGGCTCGATAGGTTTCATCATAAATAAGCCACTAAAATATACCATTAATGACTTAATTCCAGAAATCCACGCTACATTCAGAATCTATAATGGTGGACCAGTAGAACAGGATAATCTTTACTTTATCCATAATATACCCGATTTGATCCCAAATAGCATTGAGATTTCAAATGGTATATATTGGGGAGGTGATTTTGAATCCACAAA encodes:
- a CDS encoding YqgE/AlgH family protein, translated to MISEKLKKGHLLIAEPSIIGDLSFNRSVILLADHNEEGSIGFIINKPLKYTINDLIPEIHATFRIYNGGPVEQDNLYFIHNIPDLIPNSIEISNGIYWGGDFESTKDLINSGAINKNNIRFFLGYTGWDEHQLETEMQNNSWIIADNNYKNKIIGKSPTHFWKQQIIELGGDYLIWSNAPENPYLN